From Micromonospora rifamycinica, a single genomic window includes:
- a CDS encoding phosphoribosyltransferase — MSSYRDRADAGRQLAERLTALAGRPDVVVLGLVRGGVPVARVVADRLGAPLDVLVVRKLGLPWAPEVAFGALGPGGVRVLNDPVTARLDPADGADVQRREQAELDRREACYRAGRPALDLTGRTALIVDDGLATGATARVAVRVARRLGARRVVVAAPVGAQEAYEMLTTEADEVVCARRPADFGAVSAHYDDFHEVDDDEVTAALIAAA, encoded by the coding sequence ATGAGCAGCTACCGCGATCGCGCCGACGCCGGCCGGCAACTCGCCGAACGGCTCACCGCGCTGGCCGGCCGACCCGACGTCGTCGTGCTCGGCCTGGTCCGCGGCGGCGTCCCGGTGGCCCGGGTGGTCGCCGACCGGCTGGGCGCACCGCTCGACGTGCTGGTGGTCCGCAAGCTCGGCCTCCCCTGGGCCCCCGAGGTGGCCTTCGGCGCGCTCGGCCCCGGCGGTGTCCGGGTCCTCAACGACCCGGTGACCGCTCGACTCGACCCCGCCGACGGTGCCGACGTGCAACGCCGTGAGCAGGCCGAACTGGATCGCCGGGAGGCCTGTTACCGCGCCGGGAGGCCGGCGCTCGACCTGACCGGACGGACCGCCCTGATCGTCGACGACGGCCTGGCCACCGGCGCGACCGCACGGGTCGCCGTACGGGTCGCCCGCCGGCTCGGCGCCCGCCGGGTCGTCGTCGCGGCGCCGGTCGGGGCGCAGGAGGCGTACGAGATGCTCACCACCGAGGCGGACGAGGTGGTCTGCGCCCGGCGCCCCGCCGACTTCGGCGCGGTCAGCGCCCACTACGACGACTTCCACGAGGTCGACGACGACGAGGTGACCGCGGCGCTGATCGCCGCCGCCTGA
- a CDS encoding replicative DNA helicase, producing MLLSKDAIADVVEILKSTDFYRPVHATIFDAILDIYGRGEPADGITVAAALADSGDLARVGGAPYLHTCMAAVPTAANASYYARIVGERAVLRRLVEAGTRIVQLGYGTAAGGSRDVDDVVDLAQQAVYEITERRVSEDFAVLADMLQPTLDEIEAVGAQGGVMTGVPTGFTDLDRLLNGLHPGQLIIVAGRPGLGKALALDTPLPTPDGWTTMGEVQVGDRLLAADGTPTTVTAAFAVLVGRPCYEVEFSDGSVIVADAEHLWQTTHPAAPARVLAAVGPTGGDGCPAPAVVPARRESVLTTAEIAATLRTGPDAHPNHAVASCAPLRLPPRDLPVPPYALGRRLGDEGRPAGSLPRALHPVGYPQEHIPGDYLRGSEAQRRSLLAGLLDAAGTVTPTGGVRYSCASRRLAENVRELVVSLGHHCTVTARPVPGRTERSATTYTIDFVTADAVFRRADRAAAHAAHRRPGADVRAGVRYVVDVRPVASVPVRCVTVDNPEHLYLAGRSMIPTHNSTASMDFARNAAIRANQAAAIFSLEMSKVEIVMRLLSAEARVPLHVLRSGQLSDDDWTKLARCMGEISEAPLFVDDTPSMNLMEIRAKARRLKQKHDLKMIVVDYLQLMTSPKRTESRQQEVADLSRGLKLLAKEVECPVIAVSQLNRGPEQRTDKRPQLSDLRESGCLTAETRLIRADTNAEVTMGELLKAGTREIPVWALDENLRYSPRTMTHVFPSGRREVFRLTLASGKQIDATANHPFLTFAGWVPLGELAVGARLATPRHLPPPLATRSWVEAEVVLLAHLLGDGSFVRRQPIRYASRDEENLVAVAEAAKHFGISAVRDEYEAARVTTLRLPAPYRLARGRRNPVAEWLDGLGLFGLRSHEKFIPQAIFSLPKEQITLFLRHLWSTDGSIHVNKSGRGGRVYFSSTSRRMLEDISRLLLRYGITARLKVVPVADHRPQYTLDISGRDDQLRFLREIGVHGERAAACEALLAVLETVVGNTNVDTVPTEVWSQVREVLVERGMSHREFARAMGTQFCGSALWKRAPSRSRLARIASVLDAADLELHATNDIFWDEITSIESLGEQDVFDATVLGTHNFVANGIATHNSIEQDADVVILLHRDDYYDKESPRAGEADFIVAKHRNGPTDSITVAAQLHLSRFVDMAIV from the coding sequence ATGCTGCTCTCCAAGGACGCCATCGCCGACGTCGTCGAGATCCTCAAGTCCACCGACTTCTACCGCCCCGTCCACGCCACCATCTTCGACGCCATCCTCGACATCTACGGTCGCGGCGAACCGGCCGACGGGATCACGGTCGCGGCGGCGCTGGCCGACTCCGGCGACCTCGCCCGGGTGGGCGGCGCCCCCTACCTGCACACCTGCATGGCGGCCGTGCCGACCGCGGCGAACGCCTCCTACTACGCCCGGATCGTGGGCGAACGCGCGGTGCTGCGCCGGCTGGTCGAGGCGGGCACCCGGATCGTGCAGCTCGGCTACGGCACCGCAGCCGGCGGCAGCCGGGACGTCGACGACGTGGTCGACCTGGCCCAGCAGGCGGTCTACGAGATCACCGAACGGCGGGTCAGCGAGGACTTCGCGGTGCTCGCCGACATGCTCCAGCCGACCCTGGACGAGATCGAGGCGGTCGGCGCGCAGGGCGGCGTGATGACCGGGGTGCCGACCGGCTTCACCGACCTGGACCGGCTGCTCAACGGCCTGCACCCCGGGCAGCTCATCATCGTGGCCGGGCGACCCGGCCTCGGCAAGGCGCTCGCGCTGGACACCCCGCTACCCACCCCGGACGGCTGGACCACGATGGGCGAGGTCCAGGTCGGCGACCGGCTGCTCGCCGCGGACGGTACGCCGACCACGGTCACCGCCGCCTTCGCGGTGCTGGTCGGTCGACCCTGCTACGAGGTCGAGTTCTCCGACGGCAGTGTGATCGTCGCCGACGCCGAGCACCTGTGGCAGACCACCCACCCGGCGGCCCCGGCCCGGGTCCTGGCCGCGGTCGGCCCGACCGGCGGGGACGGGTGTCCGGCCCCCGCCGTGGTCCCGGCCCGACGCGAGAGCGTGCTCACCACCGCGGAGATCGCCGCGACGCTGCGTACCGGCCCGGACGCGCACCCCAACCACGCGGTCGCCAGCTGCGCCCCGCTGCGCCTGCCCCCCCGGGACCTGCCGGTCCCGCCCTACGCCCTCGGCCGCCGGCTCGGCGACGAGGGCCGACCCGCCGGTTCGCTCCCGCGTGCGCTCCACCCGGTCGGGTACCCGCAGGAGCACATCCCCGGGGACTACCTGCGGGGTTCCGAGGCGCAGCGGCGGTCGCTCCTCGCCGGTCTGCTGGACGCCGCCGGCACGGTCACCCCGACCGGCGGTGTCCGGTACTCCTGCGCCTCCCGGCGACTGGCGGAGAACGTCCGGGAACTCGTGGTGAGCCTCGGCCACCACTGCACGGTCACCGCGCGGCCGGTGCCCGGTCGTACCGAACGGTCGGCGACGACGTACACGATCGACTTCGTCACCGCGGACGCCGTGTTCCGGCGGGCGGACCGGGCCGCCGCGCACGCCGCCCACCGCCGGCCCGGTGCCGACGTGCGGGCCGGCGTCCGGTACGTGGTGGACGTCCGACCGGTGGCCAGCGTGCCGGTGCGGTGCGTGACGGTGGACAATCCCGAGCACCTCTACCTGGCCGGTCGGTCGATGATCCCGACCCACAACAGCACGGCCAGCATGGACTTCGCCCGCAACGCCGCCATCCGGGCCAACCAGGCCGCCGCCATCTTCTCGCTGGAGATGAGCAAGGTCGAGATCGTCATGCGACTGCTCTCGGCCGAGGCGCGGGTTCCGCTGCACGTGCTGCGCAGCGGTCAACTCTCCGACGACGACTGGACCAAGCTGGCCCGCTGCATGGGCGAGATCAGCGAGGCGCCGCTGTTCGTGGACGACACCCCGAGCATGAACCTGATGGAGATCCGGGCGAAGGCCCGGCGGCTCAAGCAGAAGCACGACCTCAAGATGATCGTGGTCGACTACCTCCAGCTGATGACCTCCCCGAAGCGCACCGAGAGCCGTCAGCAGGAGGTCGCGGACCTGTCCCGGGGCCTGAAGCTGCTGGCCAAGGAGGTCGAGTGCCCGGTGATCGCGGTCAGCCAGCTGAACCGTGGTCCCGAGCAACGCACCGACAAGCGACCCCAACTGTCTGATTTGCGGGAATCTGGCTGTCTGACGGCGGAGACCCGACTGATCCGGGCCGACACCAATGCGGAAGTCACCATGGGCGAGCTGCTCAAGGCCGGGACCAGGGAAATCCCGGTCTGGGCGCTCGACGAGAATCTGCGGTACTCGCCCCGGACCATGACCCATGTCTTCCCCAGTGGCCGGCGCGAGGTGTTCCGGCTGACTCTCGCGTCGGGAAAGCAGATCGACGCGACGGCGAACCACCCCTTCCTCACCTTCGCCGGCTGGGTGCCCCTCGGTGAGCTGGCGGTCGGAGCGCGGCTGGCCACGCCGAGGCACCTGCCTCCGCCGCTGGCGACCCGGTCGTGGGTGGAGGCGGAGGTGGTACTGCTCGCGCACCTCCTCGGTGACGGTTCGTTCGTCAGACGCCAGCCGATCCGGTACGCCAGCAGGGACGAGGAGAACCTGGTGGCCGTGGCCGAGGCCGCAAAGCACTTCGGGATCAGCGCCGTACGGGACGAGTATGAGGCCGCCCGGGTCACGACGCTCCGGCTGCCCGCACCGTACCGACTGGCCCGTGGACGGCGTAATCCGGTCGCGGAATGGCTCGACGGGCTGGGGCTGTTCGGGTTGCGTTCGCACGAGAAGTTCATTCCGCAGGCGATCTTCAGCCTGCCCAAGGAGCAGATCACGCTTTTCCTGCGCCACCTGTGGTCGACCGACGGCTCGATCCATGTCAACAAGTCGGGTAGGGGCGGGCGTGTCTACTTCTCCTCCACCAGTCGCCGAATGCTTGAGGACATCTCCCGCCTCCTCCTGCGGTACGGCATCACCGCACGCCTCAAAGTCGTTCCGGTAGCTGACCACCGTCCGCAGTACACCCTCGACATCTCCGGTCGGGACGACCAATTACGATTCCTGCGGGAGATCGGGGTGCACGGGGAGCGCGCGGCTGCATGCGAAGCGCTGCTCGCCGTGTTGGAGACGGTCGTGGGCAACACCAACGTCGACACGGTGCCGACCGAGGTGTGGAGCCAGGTTCGGGAAGTCCTGGTGGAGCGGGGCATGAGCCACCGCGAGTTCGCCCGGGCAATGGGTACCCAATTCTGCGGCAGCGCGCTGTGGAAGCGCGCACCGAGCCGATCCCGACTGGCGAGGATCGCCTCGGTGCTCGACGCCGCCGACCTCGAACTGCACGCCACCAACGACATCTTCTGGGACGAGATCACGTCGATCGAGTCGCTCGGCGAGCAGGACGTCTTCGACGCGACGGTGCTCGGCACCCACAATTTCGTCGCCAACGGGATCGCCACCCACAACTCGATCGAGCAGGACGCGGACGTCGTCATCCTGTTGCACCGCGACGACTATTACGACAAGGAGTCGCCGCGCGCCGGGGAGGCGGATTTCATTGTTGCCAAGCATCGAAATGGACCCACCGATTCGATTACGGTGGCGGCCCAGTTGCACCTGTCCCGCTTCGTCGACATGGCGATCGTCTGA
- a CDS encoding maleylpyruvate isomerase N-terminal domain-containing protein, with product MTFVGQHTALAQAYDGITTVVAGLDDDALQQPTRCRGWLVADLLFHLLGDAQRALVTLASPADGPPDTDDVSYWRSFPPAGSVAETTRHAWYVRRSAAAFDRPSGVVRIWADTAPAAVHAAGVADPQGCVTTQGHVLRVSDFLATLTTEAIVHHLDLVPHLPDAPPPGPSAVQVAVATMNGLLSDDAVRPADWDDLTYLLKATGREPLTDRDRVALGEAAGWFPLLG from the coding sequence ATGACGTTCGTCGGGCAGCACACCGCGTTGGCACAGGCCTACGACGGCATCACCACGGTGGTCGCCGGTCTCGACGACGACGCCCTGCAACAGCCCACCCGGTGTCGCGGCTGGCTCGTCGCCGATCTGCTCTTCCACCTGCTCGGCGATGCCCAACGCGCCCTGGTCACGCTGGCCAGCCCCGCCGACGGTCCACCCGACACCGACGACGTCAGTTACTGGCGATCGTTCCCGCCGGCCGGGTCGGTCGCCGAGACCACCCGGCACGCGTGGTACGTCCGCCGCTCGGCCGCCGCCTTCGACCGGCCCTCTGGCGTGGTCCGGATCTGGGCGGACACCGCACCGGCCGCCGTACACGCGGCGGGCGTCGCCGACCCGCAGGGCTGCGTCACCACCCAGGGACACGTGCTGCGGGTGTCCGACTTCCTGGCCACGCTGACCACCGAGGCCATCGTGCACCACCTCGATCTGGTGCCCCACCTGCCCGACGCGCCGCCGCCCGGTCCGTCGGCCGTCCAGGTCGCGGTCGCCACCATGAACGGCCTGCTCAGTGACGACGCCGTCCGACCCGCCGACTGGGACGACCTGACGTACCTGCTCAAGGCCACCGGTCGGGAGCCGCTGACCGACCGGGACCGGGTGGCGCTGGGCGAGGCCGCCGGCTGGTTCCCGCTGCTCGGGTGA
- a CDS encoding MogA/MoaB family molybdenum cofactor biosynthesis protein: MIRARVVVASNRAAAGVYADTSGPLLVAGLRELGCQVDEPVVVPDGEPVAEALRAAHADGIDVVLTSGGTGITPTDRTPEVTRALLDHEIPGIAEAIRAYSRDKVPTSALSRGLAGVLGRMLVVNLPGSRGGAKDGLAVLGPILGHAVDQLRGGDH, from the coding sequence GTGATCCGGGCCCGGGTCGTCGTGGCGTCCAACCGGGCGGCCGCCGGGGTGTACGCCGACACCAGCGGCCCGCTGCTCGTCGCCGGCCTGCGGGAGCTGGGCTGCCAGGTGGACGAGCCGGTGGTGGTGCCCGACGGCGAGCCGGTCGCCGAGGCGCTGCGCGCCGCCCACGCCGACGGGATCGACGTGGTGCTGACCAGCGGCGGCACCGGGATCACCCCCACCGACCGGACCCCGGAGGTGACCCGGGCGCTGCTCGACCACGAGATCCCCGGCATCGCCGAGGCGATCCGCGCGTACAGCCGGGACAAGGTGCCCACCTCGGCACTGTCCCGGGGGCTGGCCGGAGTGCTGGGCCGGATGCTGGTGGTCAACCTGCCCGGCTCGCGCGGCGGCGCGAAGGACGGGTTGGCCGTGCTCGGCCCGATCCTCGGCCACGCGGTGGACCAGCTGCGCGGCGGTGACCATTGA
- a CDS encoding molybdenum cofactor biosynthesis protein MoaE — protein sequence MSAGPTTELLTVTDQPLDLAAHEAAVADRRAGAVVSFQGVVRDHDHGRPVTLLEYEGHPSAVETLRAVAAEIAADPEVYAVAVSHRIGRLDIGDVALVAAVSTAHRAAAFAACARLVDEVKARLPIWKRQVFADGTEEWVNCP from the coding sequence GTGAGCGCCGGACCGACGACGGAGCTGCTCACCGTCACCGACCAACCGCTGGACCTGGCCGCGCACGAGGCCGCGGTCGCCGACCGCCGGGCCGGCGCGGTGGTCTCCTTCCAGGGCGTGGTCCGCGACCACGACCACGGTCGGCCGGTCACCCTGCTGGAGTACGAGGGGCACCCGAGCGCCGTCGAGACGCTGCGCGCGGTGGCCGCCGAGATCGCCGCCGACCCCGAGGTCTACGCGGTGGCGGTGTCGCACCGGATCGGCCGGCTCGACATCGGCGACGTGGCGCTGGTGGCGGCGGTCAGCACGGCGCACCGGGCGGCGGCCTTCGCGGCCTGCGCCCGGCTGGTCGACGAGGTGAAGGCGCGACTGCCGATCTGGAAGCGGCAGGTCTTCGCCGACGGCACCGAGGAGTGGGTCAACTGCCCCTGA
- a CDS encoding putative bifunctional diguanylate cyclase/phosphodiesterase — MARPDDGKTEAERQLTLHVGLVCVVAATAAVVALYHLVHLDLTGDDLTRSIALAFMAALGVRINWQIRIRATVHAVSWSETAIVLGLAVAPAPLVVLTTGTGVAVALLSMKRSPVKTAFGIAKSMLLAAGGGLALHTLGWSPQDTDLQHVIGMIGLAYVVAVVLDEALTLPVIAMATGTPLRRLFADDLGLRLTSALARFVLIAVTLVILHADPRLLLAVPPLVLSLHLFYSQQAKSRTEQQAWQRLARTTDALNVVDLDKVLTTAVTQATELFSADEVEIELRDAGRTVRGASGTITYDGPTGPPSEIAGTVLPARLEGHDRTADVGMLRLRFRGPVRLNEREQYTLRTFASALCTAVRNAQAYAELARVADEHAHAASHDALTGLANRRQLLDRGTEQLNARHAEGVTALVLIDLNHFKEVNDTLGHAAGDQVLIQVADRLRAAAHDEDLVARLGGDEFAVLLRALPAPAVAAHRAEILLGALHEPLDVDGMRISVEASGGIAAAPASGGMPELLRRADVAMYQAKRAGQRIVTYALTRDTADLRRLTLGGELPRAVADHEFTVNFQPIVDLGSGQVTGAEALARWHHPRHGTIDPLRFIEAVERSGMLPAFAEAILDQALVAAVSWRTAGFDLPVSVNVSPRSLLDARFPGAVLARLQAHDFPPDRLVLELTETLTLSQLDVVDRVLSRLRDSGVRLALDDFGTGYSSLSLLSRIPVHELKIDRSFVTAMEGSAEAAAVIRSTLDLGRSLDLTVVAEGVESEPQRRSLWSLGCAAGQGHLFARPLPAGALLAALQRGSGGRPGTLAAPLHDTGAVIRLSTPGRRQPARNRPTGLPHLPA, encoded by the coding sequence ATGGCACGACCGGACGACGGCAAGACGGAGGCCGAGCGGCAGCTGACGCTGCACGTCGGCCTCGTCTGCGTGGTGGCCGCCACGGCGGCGGTCGTCGCCCTCTACCACCTGGTCCACCTCGACCTCACCGGTGACGACCTCACCCGATCCATCGCCCTGGCCTTCATGGCCGCGCTCGGGGTCCGGATCAACTGGCAGATCCGCATCCGGGCCACCGTCCACGCGGTGTCCTGGAGCGAAACGGCGATCGTCCTCGGCCTGGCCGTCGCCCCGGCACCCCTGGTCGTGCTGACCACCGGCACCGGCGTCGCGGTCGCCCTGCTCTCGATGAAACGCTCGCCGGTGAAGACCGCCTTCGGCATCGCCAAGAGCATGCTGCTGGCGGCGGGCGGGGGCCTCGCCCTGCACACCCTCGGCTGGTCGCCGCAGGACACCGACCTCCAACACGTCATCGGCATGATCGGGCTCGCCTACGTCGTCGCGGTGGTCCTCGACGAGGCGCTGACCCTACCGGTCATCGCGATGGCCACCGGCACCCCACTGCGCAGACTCTTCGCCGACGACCTCGGGCTCCGCCTGACCAGCGCGCTGGCCCGGTTCGTCCTCATCGCCGTCACCCTGGTCATCCTCCACGCCGACCCCCGGCTCCTGCTGGCCGTGCCGCCCCTGGTGCTCAGCCTCCACCTGTTCTACTCCCAGCAGGCCAAGTCCCGGACCGAGCAGCAGGCCTGGCAGCGCCTCGCCCGCACCACCGACGCGCTCAACGTGGTCGACCTGGACAAGGTCCTCACCACCGCGGTCACCCAGGCCACCGAACTCTTCTCCGCCGACGAGGTCGAGATCGAGCTGCGCGACGCCGGTCGCACCGTCCGCGGCGCCAGCGGCACCATCACCTACGACGGCCCCACCGGCCCACCCAGCGAGATCGCGGGCACCGTACTGCCCGCCCGCCTCGAAGGCCACGACCGGACCGCCGACGTCGGCATGCTGCGCCTACGGTTCCGTGGCCCGGTACGGCTCAACGAACGCGAGCAGTACACCCTGCGCACCTTCGCCTCGGCCCTGTGCACCGCCGTCCGCAACGCCCAGGCGTACGCCGAACTGGCCCGGGTGGCCGACGAACACGCCCACGCCGCCAGCCACGACGCGCTCACCGGCCTGGCCAACCGTCGGCAACTGCTGGACCGGGGCACCGAGCAGCTCAACGCCCGGCACGCCGAGGGGGTCACCGCGCTCGTCCTGATCGACCTGAACCACTTCAAGGAGGTCAACGACACCCTCGGCCACGCCGCCGGTGACCAGGTGCTGATCCAGGTCGCCGACCGGCTGCGCGCCGCCGCCCACGACGAGGACCTGGTGGCCCGGCTCGGCGGCGACGAGTTCGCCGTGCTGCTGCGCGCCCTGCCCGCGCCCGCCGTCGCCGCCCACCGGGCCGAGATCCTGCTCGGTGCCCTGCACGAGCCGCTCGACGTGGACGGCATGCGGATCAGCGTGGAGGCCAGCGGCGGCATCGCGGCGGCCCCCGCCAGCGGCGGCATGCCGGAGCTGCTGCGCCGCGCCGACGTCGCCATGTACCAGGCGAAGCGGGCCGGCCAGCGGATCGTCACCTACGCGCTGACCCGGGACACCGCCGACCTACGCCGGCTCACCCTCGGCGGGGAGCTGCCCCGGGCGGTGGCCGACCACGAGTTCACCGTCAACTTCCAGCCGATCGTCGACCTCGGCAGCGGCCAGGTGACCGGGGCCGAGGCGCTGGCCCGCTGGCACCACCCCCGGCACGGGACGATCGATCCGCTGCGCTTCATCGAGGCGGTGGAACGCTCCGGCATGCTCCCCGCGTTCGCCGAGGCCATCCTCGACCAGGCACTCGTGGCCGCGGTCAGCTGGCGGACCGCCGGCTTCGACCTGCCCGTCTCGGTGAACGTCTCCCCCCGCAGCCTGCTCGACGCCCGCTTCCCCGGCGCGGTGCTGGCCCGGCTCCAGGCCCACGACTTCCCCCCCGACCGGCTCGTCCTGGAGCTGACCGAAACCCTCACCCTCAGTCAGCTCGACGTGGTCGACCGGGTGCTCAGCCGGCTGCGGGACTCCGGCGTCCGGCTCGCCCTCGACGACTTCGGCACCGGCTACTCCTCGCTCTCCCTGCTCTCCCGCATCCCGGTCCACGAGCTGAAGATCGACCGCAGCTTCGTCACCGCGATGGAGGGCTCGGCGGAAGCGGCGGCGGTCATCCGCTCCACCCTCGACCTCGGCCGCAGCCTCGACCTGACAGTCGTCGCGGAGGGCGTGGAGAGCGAACCGCAGCGCCGGTCCCTGTGGTCCCTGGGCTGCGCCGCCGGTCAGGGACACCTCTTCGCCCGCCCGCTGCCGGCCGGGGCGCTCCTGGCCGCCCTCCAGCGCGGCTCGGGCGGCCGACCCGGCACCCTCGCCGCCCCGCTGCACGACACCGGCGCCGTCATCCGGCTGAGCACCCCCGGCCGCCGGCAGCCCGCCCGCAACCGTCCGACGGGTCTGCCACACTTGCCGGCGTGA
- a CDS encoding molybdopterin molybdotransferase MoeA, with amino-acid sequence MSTETVTAPPPAGWEEARSRVYAVGLAAALPTVGRALADADGYTLAEPLTTRTDLPAFPTSSVDGWAVRGAGPWDVLGRVLAGHTPAGLTADGTTVEIATGAMVPAGTTAILRIEESARTPDGRVTGTPRPNPEWREPGEEAVAGEELLPAGTPVDPALIGLAASCGHDQLRVRRQPRAALLVFGDELLTAGPPGSGRVRDALGPAVPSWLRRYGCQVRPSDVVGPVADTLPAHVAALRGALAGADLVCTTGGTMHGPVDHLHPALEALGADHVVNTVAVRPGFPMLLARLVDADGRVRFVAGLPGNPQSAIVALVSLVAPLLAGLQGRALPALPQATLAGPVPGRGDYTHLALVRLDRAAGTAHPVRHVGSAMLRGLAGADGFAVIRPGTSGEAGARVPVVPLPLLPGERTW; translated from the coding sequence GTGAGCACGGAAACCGTCACCGCGCCGCCGCCGGCCGGCTGGGAGGAGGCCCGCTCCCGGGTGTACGCGGTCGGCCTGGCCGCCGCCCTGCCCACGGTCGGCCGGGCCCTGGCCGACGCCGACGGCTACACCCTGGCCGAGCCGTTGACCACCCGTACCGACCTGCCCGCCTTCCCCACCTCCAGCGTGGACGGCTGGGCGGTGCGCGGGGCCGGTCCGTGGGACGTCCTCGGGCGGGTGCTCGCCGGGCACACCCCGGCCGGGCTGACCGCCGACGGCACCACCGTCGAGATCGCCACCGGCGCGATGGTCCCCGCCGGGACGACCGCCATCCTGCGGATCGAGGAATCGGCGCGTACCCCGGACGGGCGGGTGACCGGCACGCCCCGCCCCAACCCGGAGTGGCGTGAGCCGGGTGAGGAGGCGGTGGCCGGCGAGGAGCTGCTGCCGGCCGGTACCCCGGTCGACCCGGCGTTGATCGGGCTGGCCGCGTCCTGCGGGCACGACCAGCTCCGGGTCCGCCGCCAGCCGCGCGCCGCGCTGCTGGTCTTCGGCGACGAGCTGCTCACCGCCGGCCCACCCGGGTCGGGCCGGGTCCGCGACGCGCTCGGCCCCGCCGTGCCGTCCTGGCTGCGCCGCTACGGCTGCCAGGTGCGGCCCTCCGACGTGGTCGGCCCGGTGGCGGACACCCTGCCCGCCCACGTGGCCGCCCTGCGCGGGGCGCTGGCCGGGGCCGACCTGGTCTGCACCACCGGCGGCACCATGCACGGTCCGGTCGATCACCTGCACCCCGCGTTGGAGGCGCTCGGCGCCGACCACGTGGTCAACACGGTCGCCGTCCGGCCCGGCTTCCCGATGCTGCTGGCCCGGCTGGTCGACGCCGACGGGCGGGTGCGGTTCGTCGCCGGGCTGCCCGGTAACCCGCAGTCCGCGATCGTCGCGCTGGTGTCGCTGGTCGCGCCGCTGCTCGCCGGCCTGCAGGGTCGGGCGCTGCCGGCGCTGCCACAGGCCACCCTCGCCGGGCCGGTGCCCGGTCGGGGGGACTACACGCACCTGGCTCTGGTCCGGCTGGACCGGGCCGCCGGCACCGCGCACCCGGTCCGGCACGTCGGGTCGGCGATGCTGCGCGGACTGGCCGGCGCGGACGGGTTCGCGGTGATCCGGCCGGGCACCTCCGGCGAGGCGGGAGCCCGGGTGCCGGTGGTGCCGCTGCCGTTGCTGCCCGGGGAGCGTACGTGGTGA
- a CDS encoding TFIIB-type zinc ribbon-containing protein: MQLTCPKCRGDMRQYERSGVVIDQCGECRGIFLDRGELEKLFEAEANWNQQRGTPAPGQPGSVPGQQHVQTPGGYPPPPPPPPAPSHQPGYGAVPPPPPPPGYPPQPAYGGHSGYGHPQQHHGYHGHYKRKKHKGFLDEMFG; this comes from the coding sequence ATGCAGCTCACCTGTCCCAAGTGTCGCGGAGACATGCGCCAGTACGAGCGCAGCGGAGTCGTCATCGACCAGTGCGGCGAGTGCCGGGGGATCTTCCTGGACCGCGGCGAACTCGAGAAACTGTTCGAGGCCGAGGCGAACTGGAACCAGCAGCGCGGCACCCCCGCGCCCGGTCAGCCGGGGTCCGTCCCTGGTCAACAGCACGTCCAGACGCCCGGCGGGTACCCACCGCCGCCTCCGCCGCCACCCGCCCCGAGTCACCAGCCGGGCTACGGCGCCGTGCCGCCGCCCCCGCCCCCGCCGGGTTACCCGCCACAGCCGGCGTACGGCGGCCACAGCGGCTACGGTCACCCGCAGCAGCACCACGGCTACCACGGTCACTACAAGCGCAAGAAGCACAAGGGCTTCCTCGACGAGATGTTCGGCTGA
- the moaC gene encoding cyclic pyranopterin monophosphate synthase MoaC, whose product MTDPAQLSHVDAAGAARMVDVSAKPVSGRVAVAAGRLRTTAEVVELLRRDGLPKGDALAVGRIAGIMGAKRTPDLIPLCHPIALHGVTVDLRLTDDTVEITATARTADRTGVEMEALTAVAVAGLALVDMVKAVDPAASVDAVRVLRKTGGKTGEWVRPQDRP is encoded by the coding sequence GTGACCGATCCCGCGCAGCTCAGCCACGTCGACGCCGCGGGTGCGGCCCGGATGGTCGACGTCTCCGCCAAGCCGGTGTCCGGGCGGGTAGCCGTGGCCGCCGGGCGGCTGCGTACCACCGCCGAGGTGGTGGAGCTGCTGCGCCGCGACGGGCTGCCCAAGGGTGACGCGCTGGCCGTCGGCCGGATCGCCGGCATCATGGGTGCCAAGCGCACCCCCGACCTGATCCCGCTCTGCCACCCGATCGCCCTGCACGGCGTCACCGTCGACCTGCGGCTCACCGACGACACCGTGGAGATCACCGCCACCGCGCGTACCGCCGACCGCACCGGGGTGGAGATGGAGGCGCTGACCGCCGTCGCCGTCGCCGGGCTGGCCCTGGTCGACATGGTGAAGGCGGTCGACCCGGCCGCCAGCGTGGACGCGGTCCGGGTGCTGCGTAAGACCGGCGGCAAGACCGGCGAGTGGGTCCGCCCGCAGGACCGGCCGTGA